One genomic segment of Aliarcobacter cibarius includes these proteins:
- a CDS encoding efflux RND transporter periplasmic adaptor subunit, which yields MESNISKLLQLEHNCRNCENIKELYFQIVNETRNIVPYSQGVLLTTDLKGKYKVVGISDISVVDSTSPYVQWIENVVEDLNANPKSKDIFVVEAKNDLKEVNYKSLLEYAPPNLLFMPLISTKEDSEVNYIFLLFKESNWIENDILMLKHLSSSLSYFLFAMRSCGILQTVKRISFKNKYFKIILILLFILMFLPVQLSILAPLEVDSKNPYVVTSPLNAIIKDIKVYPNDKISKNQLIVEFDDVDFKNNYLVSKRTLDVANAELFTVKQSSFMDPKQKSQISQLENQVELKEAELNFAKDQLDKTKIYAKEEGIAIINNPNDWKGKPVNTGERIFLIANPNSIELKIMLPVSDAIFLEENAIVKAFFDNDPTNSWKAKVKYISYKPELTEQNVLSYKIIAQFDDINENGYIPSIGLRGTAKIYSKQVSLFFYLFRKPITATRQWIGW from the coding sequence TTGGAATCAAACATCTCAAAACTTCTACAGTTAGAACATAACTGTAGAAATTGTGAAAATATAAAAGAGTTATATTTTCAGATTGTAAATGAAACAAGAAATATAGTTCCTTATTCTCAAGGAGTTTTATTAACAACTGATTTAAAAGGTAAATATAAAGTTGTAGGAATATCTGATATTTCAGTTGTTGATTCAACTTCTCCTTATGTTCAATGGATTGAAAATGTAGTTGAAGATTTAAATGCAAATCCTAAATCAAAAGATATTTTTGTAGTTGAAGCTAAAAATGATTTAAAAGAGGTAAATTATAAATCTCTTTTAGAATATGCTCCACCAAATTTGCTATTTATGCCTTTAATTAGTACAAAGGAAGATAGTGAAGTAAATTATATTTTCTTACTTTTTAAAGAAAGTAATTGGATTGAAAATGATATTTTAATGTTAAAACATCTTTCTTCTTCATTATCATACTTTTTATTTGCTATGCGAAGTTGTGGAATTTTACAAACTGTAAAAAGAATTTCTTTTAAAAATAAATATTTTAAAATTATCTTAATTCTATTATTTATTTTAATGTTTCTACCAGTTCAATTATCTATATTAGCACCACTTGAAGTTGATTCTAAAAACCCTTATGTAGTTACTTCACCTTTAAATGCGATAATTAAAGATATTAAAGTTTATCCGAATGATAAAATATCAAAAAATCAATTAATAGTTGAATTTGATGATGTTGATTTTAAAAATAATTATTTAGTTTCTAAAAGAACTTTAGATGTTGCAAATGCAGAACTTTTTACTGTTAAGCAAAGTAGTTTTATGGATCCTAAACAAAAAAGTCAAATTTCACAACTTGAAAATCAAGTTGAATTGAAAGAGGCTGAATTAAATTTTGCAAAAGATCAATTAGATAAAACAAAAATCTATGCAAAAGAAGAAGGAATAGCAATAATAAATAATCCAAATGATTGGAAAGGAAAACCAGTTAATACAGGAGAGAGAATATTTTTAATAGCGAATCCAAATAGTATAGAACTTAAAATTATGCTTCCTGTTAGTGATGCTATTTTTTTAGAAGAAAATGCAATAGTTAAAGCTTTTTTTGATAATGACCCAACAAACTCTTGGAAAGCAAAAGTTAAATATATTTCATACAAACCTGAACTTACAGAGCAAAATGTTTTATCATATAAAATTATTGCCCAGTTTGATGATATAAATGAAAATGGTTATATTCCATCTATTGGACTTAGAGGAACAGCAAAAATTTATTCAAAACAAGTAAGTTTGTTTTTTTATCTATTTAGAAAACCAATCACTGCTACTAGACAATGGATAGGTTGGTAA
- a CDS encoding site-2 protease family protein, whose translation MFAQEQKVILPKIRDDLKLLETSVAEDGSKRWLLFDPIQNKYFNIGIDAFDLISNWQSDIELEEFIKILEQKDYEIDTESLQTFVDFLINNNLIVCEDLKYTNRMKNIQKQSKQNIFKWLIHNYLFIRIPLVKPDYWLEKNKKKVDFLYSNLWQNIVLFLGFIGIIFVLRDWENFISTFMYLFSKEGFFYYFLSLVFVKSLHELGHAFTAKRLGCKVPTMGVAFLVLFPVLYTDTTNAWKLKSKYQRLRIVVAGMKVELYLALIATFLWSFIPDGIFRSILFIIATTSWISSLLINFSPFLRFDGYYALSDITDSKNLQPRSFSMARWFIRKNFLGLEEQKPEILSKQKETFFITYAILTWIYRFFLFLGIAVLVYYFAFKVLGIILFLVEIIWFILLPVFNELKIWWSKRDRVTLNRKNSRFLAFLVLFSFFIFVPWNSSIKMPAIIETQNYYEFYPAEDAYIEEIYFINTQNVKRGDLLLKIKSPMIEHKISQVLKEIKHINIELDKQAGFRENLNKRFILEENLFKKQNELEGLQKVKDKFEVKAPFSGKILFTNDFKINQWISKKESLFVLYDNSNYRIVSFCNEKDLKLLKKNGNAKFIFNSGDIKDISIKLLTISKISTPYLEFPELSSDYGGDIATRQDLNKQIKTEQAYYKIISNFENKNLNLTTRKQGILVAEGVHSSLALKFYKQVISVIIRESSF comes from the coding sequence ATGTTTGCACAAGAACAAAAAGTAATATTACCAAAAATAAGAGATGATTTAAAACTATTAGAGACTTCTGTTGCGGAAGATGGTTCTAAAAGGTGGCTTTTATTTGATCCTATTCAAAATAAATATTTCAATATAGGAATTGATGCTTTTGATTTGATTTCAAACTGGCAAAGTGATATTGAACTTGAAGAGTTTATAAAAATCCTAGAGCAAAAAGATTATGAAATAGATACGGAATCTCTTCAAACTTTTGTGGATTTTTTGATAAATAATAACTTGATAGTTTGTGAAGATTTAAAATATACAAATAGAATGAAAAATATTCAAAAACAATCTAAACAAAATATTTTTAAATGGTTAATTCATAACTATTTATTTATTAGAATTCCTCTAGTAAAACCAGATTATTGGCTTGAAAAAAACAAAAAAAAAGTGGATTTCTTATACTCTAATCTTTGGCAAAATATTGTCTTGTTTTTAGGATTTATTGGTATTATTTTTGTATTAAGAGATTGGGAAAATTTTATTTCTACTTTTATGTATCTCTTTTCTAAAGAGGGATTTTTTTACTACTTTTTATCATTGGTTTTTGTAAAAAGTTTACATGAATTAGGTCATGCATTTACTGCAAAAAGGCTTGGCTGTAAAGTCCCAACTATGGGAGTTGCATTTTTAGTTTTATTTCCTGTTTTATACACTGATACCACAAATGCATGGAAATTAAAATCAAAATATCAAAGACTAAGAATTGTTGTTGCAGGAATGAAAGTTGAACTTTATCTTGCACTAATAGCTACATTTTTATGGTCTTTTATTCCAGATGGGATTTTTAGAAGTATTCTTTTTATTATTGCAACTACTAGTTGGATTAGTTCTCTTTTAATTAATTTTAGTCCATTTTTAAGATTTGATGGATACTACGCTTTATCTGATATAACTGATAGTAAAAATCTTCAACCAAGATCTTTTTCAATGGCTAGGTGGTTTATTAGAAAAAATTTCTTAGGACTTGAAGAACAAAAACCAGAAATTTTATCTAAGCAAAAAGAAACTTTTTTTATAACTTATGCAATCCTAACTTGGATTTATAGATTTTTTTTATTTTTAGGAATAGCTGTTTTAGTTTATTATTTCGCTTTTAAAGTTTTAGGAATCATTCTTTTTTTAGTTGAAATTATTTGGTTCATACTACTTCCTGTTTTTAATGAATTAAAAATTTGGTGGAGTAAAAGAGATAGAGTAACTTTGAACAGAAAAAACTCTAGATTTTTAGCTTTTTTGGTGTTATTTTCATTTTTTATTTTTGTTCCTTGGAATAGTAGTATTAAAATGCCAGCTATTATTGAAACACAAAATTATTATGAATTTTATCCTGCTGAAGATGCATATATAGAAGAAATATATTTTATTAATACTCAAAATGTAAAAAGAGGAGATCTACTTTTAAAAATAAAATCTCCTATGATTGAACATAAGATATCTCAAGTTTTAAAAGAAATTAAACATATAAATATTGAATTAGATAAACAAGCAGGATTTAGAGAAAATTTGAATAAAAGATTTATTTTAGAAGAGAATTTATTTAAAAAACAAAATGAATTAGAAGGTTTACAAAAAGTAAAAGATAAATTTGAAGTAAAAGCTCCTTTTAGTGGGAAAATACTCTTCACAAATGATTTTAAAATTAATCAATGGATTAGTAAAAAAGAATCTTTATTTGTTTTATATGATAATTCAAATTATAGAATTGTAAGTTTTTGTAATGAGAAAGATTTAAAATTATTGAAAAAAAATGGTAATGCAAAATTTATATTTAATTCAGGGGATATAAAAGATATAAGTATAAAATTATTGACAATTTCAAAAATCTCAACTCCTTATTTAGAATTTCCAGAATTATCTTCAGATTATGGAGGGGATATTGCAACAAGACAAGATTTAAATAAGCAAATTAAAACAGAACAAGCTTATTATAAAATAATATCTAATTTCGAAAATAAGAATTTAAATTTAACAACAAGAAAACAAGGAATTTTAGTAGCTGAAGGTGTACATTCTAGTTTGGCATTAAAATTTTACAAGCAGGTTATATCAGTTATAATTAGAGAAAGTAGTTTCTAA
- a CDS encoding IS630 family transposase, with amino-acid sequence MEKIDARKLSPRELSEKRRIAIKLREKGIANKEVAEIVGISAQTISSYYSQYKKDGSNIFKVKNAGRPKNVGKKLSDEQEAFIIKKLIDTTPQQLKFKFALWTREAVQTLIKYEIDIDMPISTVGYYLAKWKFTSKKPIKRAYERKDKATKAWLEEEYPKIKKEAKKDNADIWWCDETACQNLANNLKGYAPIGTHNKPILEHSAKRFKINMISAITNTGKSMFSLYDESIKIDSFIEFCKKVIDSNNGKKVFLIVDNLRVHHAKLVKVWEEENKDKIKLFYLPAYSPDYNPDEYLNQDYKQSANKYELPTSPVFALSVRKTTAY; translated from the coding sequence ATGGAAAAAATAGATGCAAGAAAATTATCACCCAGAGAGTTGTCTGAAAAGAGAAGAATAGCTATAAAACTTAGAGAAAAAGGAATAGCAAATAAAGAGGTAGCAGAGATTGTTGGGATATCAGCTCAAACAATTTCATCATATTATTCTCAATATAAAAAAGATGGTTCAAATATTTTTAAAGTAAAAAATGCGGGAAGACCAAAAAATGTTGGTAAAAAACTATCAGATGAACAGGAAGCTTTCATAATAAAGAAGCTAATAGATACAACACCACAACAGTTAAAATTTAAATTTGCACTTTGGACGAGAGAGGCAGTGCAGACACTTATTAAATACGAGATAGATATTGATATGCCAATATCAACAGTTGGATATTATTTGGCTAAATGGAAATTTACTTCAAAAAAGCCAATCAAACGAGCATATGAACGAAAAGATAAAGCAACAAAGGCTTGGTTAGAAGAGGAATATCCAAAAATAAAAAAAGAAGCTAAAAAAGATAATGCAGATATATGGTGGTGTGATGAGACAGCTTGTCAAAATTTAGCAAATAATCTTAAAGGGTATGCACCAATAGGAACACATAATAAACCCATATTAGAACATTCTGCTAAAAGATTTAAAATAAATATGATTTCTGCTATTACAAATACTGGTAAATCTATGTTTAGCCTATATGATGAATCTATAAAGATTGATAGCTTTATAGAATTTTGTAAAAAAGTTATTGACTCAAATAATGGTAAAAAAGTATTTTTAATTGTAGATAACCTAAGAGTTCATCATGCAAAGCTTGTAAAAGTTTGGGAAGAAGAAAACAAAGATAAAATAAAACTATTTTATCTTCCAGCTTATTCACCTGATTATAATCCAGATGAATATCTAAATCAAGATTATAAACAAAGTGCAAATAAATATGAGTTACCAACAAGTCCTGTGTTTGCACTCTCTGTGAGAAAAACAACTGCGTACTAA
- a CDS encoding cyclic-phosphate processing receiver domain-containing protein — MKMYLDDIREPKDSYDVIARSYEEAVMFVQKNGIPSYISFDHDLGCEDTGEILKSGYDFAKWLVDMDIENIYKFPDNFSFNIHSANPIGRNNINSILNNYLKFKVRYKE; from the coding sequence ATGAAAATGTATTTAGATGATATAAGAGAACCAAAAGATAGCTATGATGTGATTGCTAGAAGTTATGAAGAAGCTGTTATGTTTGTGCAAAAAAATGGTATTCCATCTTATATTTCTTTTGATCATGATTTAGGTTGTGAGGATACTGGAGAAATTTTAAAAAGTGGTTATGATTTTGCTAAATGGCTAGTTGATATGGATATTGAAAATATCTATAAATTTCCAGATAATTTCTCTTTTAATATTCATAGTGCAAATCCTATTGGAAGAAATAATATCAATTCTATTTTAAATAACTATCTGAAATTCAAAGTTAGATATAAAGAGTAA
- a CDS encoding helix-turn-helix domain-containing protein, translated as MTLFDLGKEIKSLRKEKNWSQDDLEKYSGITKRTISKIENGFIDEVGIKKVENILDLLGVEFALRPKGRPKTLEELQEELEHAK; from the coding sequence ATGACTCTATTTGATTTGGGAAAAGAGATAAAAAGTTTACGAAAAGAGAAAAACTGGTCTCAAGATGATTTAGAAAAATATTCAGGTATCACAAAAAGAACAATCTCAAAAATAGAAAATGGCTTTATAGATGAAGTTGGAATTAAAAAAGTTGAAAATATTTTGGATTTACTTGGAGTTGAATTTGCCCTTAGACCAAAAGGAAGACCAAAAACTCTTGAAGAGTTACAAGAGGAGCTAGAACATGCAAAATAA
- a CDS encoding type II toxin-antitoxin system HipA family toxin, with protein MQNNSKNGLKVFVNKNITGALNFENDTYIFNYKDDAKDIVSLTMPIRSASWNSKKLHPIFQMNMPEGALKETIKNHFSKIETMTDINMLKLIGPYMLGRVKFEEIKDVQDNLNLDDILNSSKQNLFDELLLKFAIKSGISGVQPKLLLKAFDKTTIKFENYIVKSWENNYPNLALNEYFCMKACSYAKLPTPEFYISDDFKMFVMKRFDILEDGTYLGFEDMCVLTARGVENKYDGSYEECARVIKDIISPQYKKESLKIFFKSLVMNHFLKNGDAHLKNYGILYKNDFNNSFLAPIYDVITTKVYIKNDIPALRLSDGKLWWKEKTYKNFAKLSCNLTNVEYETIIDECIEAIRLTKNEILEFMKKYPKQKIFLDSLIECWSENL; from the coding sequence ATGCAAAATAACTCTAAAAATGGTTTGAAAGTTTTTGTAAATAAAAATATTACAGGGGCTTTAAATTTTGAAAATGATACATATATTTTTAATTATAAAGATGATGCAAAAGATATTGTAAGCCTTACAATGCCAATAAGAAGTGCTAGCTGGAATAGTAAAAAACTTCATCCAATATTTCAAATGAATATGCCAGAAGGTGCTTTAAAAGAGACTATTAAAAATCACTTCTCAAAAATAGAGACTATGACTGATATAAATATGTTAAAACTAATTGGTCCATATATGCTAGGTCGTGTTAAATTTGAAGAGATTAAAGATGTACAAGATAATCTAAATTTAGATGATATTTTAAACTCTTCAAAACAAAATTTATTTGATGAACTTCTTCTTAAATTTGCTATAAAATCTGGAATTTCAGGTGTTCAGCCAAAGTTACTTTTAAAAGCTTTTGATAAAACAACAATAAAATTTGAAAATTATATAGTTAAATCATGGGAAAATAATTACCCAAATTTAGCTTTAAATGAATATTTTTGTATGAAAGCTTGCTCTTATGCAAAACTTCCAACTCCAGAGTTTTATATAAGTGATGATTTTAAAATGTTTGTTATGAAAAGATTTGATATTTTAGAAGATGGAACATATCTTGGATTTGAGGATATGTGTGTATTAACTGCAAGAGGAGTTGAAAATAAATATGATGGAAGCTATGAAGAGTGTGCTAGAGTTATAAAAGATATAATAAGCCCCCAATATAAAAAAGAGTCTCTAAAAATATTTTTTAAATCTTTAGTTATGAATCATTTTCTTAAAAATGGTGATGCTCATTTAAAAAATTATGGGATTTTATATAAAAATGATTTTAATAATTCATTTTTAGCTCCAATTTATGATGTTATAACTACAAAAGTTTATATTAAAAATGATATTCCAGCTTTAAGACTTAGTGATGGAAAACTTTGGTGGAAAGAAAAAACTTATAAAAACTTTGCAAAGCTTAGTTGTAATCTTACAAATGTTGAGTATGAAACTATAATAGATGAGTGCATTGAAGCAATAAGATTAACAAAAAATGAAATACTAGAGTTTATGAAAAAATATCCAAAGCAGAAGATTTTTTTAGATAGTTTGATTGAGTGTTGGAGTGAAAATTTATAA
- a CDS encoding transposase, with translation MGTYNKPVLEHTAKKFKINMISAITNTGKSMFSLYDESIKIDSFIEFCKKVIDSNSGKKVFLIVDNLRVHHAKIVKAWEEENKDKIKLFYLPAYSPDYNPDEYLNQDYKQSANKYELPTTQKELRNNTEKYMLSIQNNPQKVANFFKHPKVQYAG, from the coding sequence ATTGGTACATATAATAAACCAGTATTAGAACATACTGCAAAAAAATTTAAGATAAATATGATTAGTGCAATAACAAATACAGGCAAATCTATGTTTAGTCTATATGATGAATCTATAAAGATTGATAGTTTTATAGAATTTTGTAAAAAAGTTATCGATTCAAATAGTGGTAAAAAAGTATTTTTAATTGTAGATAACCTAAGAGTTCATCATGCAAAGATAGTAAAAGCATGGGAAGAAGAGAATAAAGATAAAATAAAACTATTTTATCTTCCAGCTTATTCACCTGATTATAATCCAGATGAATATCTAAATCAAGATTATAAACAAAGTGCTAATAAATATGAATTGCCAACAACACAAAAAGAACTAAGAAATAATACTGAAAAATATATGCTGTCAATTCAAAATAATCCACAAAAAGTAGCTAACTTTTTTAAACATCCAAAGGTTCAGTATGCTGGTTGA
- a CDS encoding helix-turn-helix domain-containing protein codes for MEIEKIDARKLSTDAQKEKRILAMRLRDKGMKNSEVAQIVGVNPGTVSIWRSRYLKDGKRGIEIGQRGRKIGDKKRLTSDGGVMRQLVKI; via the coding sequence ATGGAAATAGAAAAAATAGATGCAAGAAAATTAAGTACAGATGCTCAAAAAGAAAAAAGAATCTTAGCAATGAGGTTGCGTGACAAGGGAATGAAAAATTCTGAAGTTGCTCAAATAGTAGGAGTTAATCCTGGTACAGTATCAATCTGGAGAAGTAGATATTTAAAAGATGGGAAAAGAGGGATTGAAATTGGTCAAAGAGGTAGAAAAATTGGTGATAAAAAAAGATTAACTAGCGATGGTGGTGTGATGAGACAGCTTGTCAAAATCTAG
- a CDS encoding PAS domain-containing protein, whose amino-acid sequence MLSLESFLLSETDEKGFIRYANDEFCEISGFSLEELIGKPHNIVRSPDMPKAAFEDLWKTVKSGKPWKGFVKNNTKSGDYYWVFATVFPFNSCDGSKGYLSCRRAASRSEIEKYENIYKNMR is encoded by the coding sequence ATGTTAAGCCTTGAATCTTTTTTGTTATCTGAGACAGATGAAAAAGGATTTATAAGATACGCAAATGATGAGTTTTGTGAAATTTCTGGTTTTAGTTTAGAAGAATTAATTGGAAAACCACATAATATAGTTAGAAGTCCTGATATGCCAAAAGCTGCATTTGAAGATTTATGGAAAACAGTTAAAAGTGGTAAACCCTGGAAAGGATTTGTAAAAAATAATACAAAATCAGGGGATTATTATTGGGTTTTTGCAACAGTTTTTCCCTTTAATTCATGTGATGGTTCAAAAGGATATCTTTCTTGTAGAAGAGCAGCTTCAAGAAGTGAAATAGAAAAATATGAAAATATTTATAAAAATATGAGATAG
- a CDS encoding methyl-accepting chemotaxis protein — protein sequence MGIIQFLKTMSIKNKIRLISILPLVFVVILSFYININIYQKVSQLKDMKELTNLNIKISSLLHETQKERGLSASFIVSNDIKFKESLETQRKLTDENLKEFTKTIENLNTTSYPKNSEILITNVLKEITNLQKIRRDVNDLKIETSKVFNFYTNINSMLLDFIALTTTKVEREEDTRALIAYYNFLMAKERTGIERAIGSNTFAAKKFSSGMYEKYTGLVYEQQMFIEGFLKYVSEKNKIFYKEKINQPVINEVKDMSKNLLSYGENRDVNFETDPTIWFSKMTEKINILRQIEDHISTDMIESIEAYSSNQTNFMYFLVLVSIFLIIIIVNLVIFFNSNISKAISKIYTGIEQFMKYLNREINELEYIDFDARGELGKLATMINLNIDRINGDLEKDLLCVGEATITLDKFEKGYYSCRVNSKAANPQVQTLAKTINRMLNTQQKINKDILKVLSEYSNYNYTNIINSQNIYGELKELVDGINHLGEAITSMLVENKDNAIILQNGSVQLSKNVNQLNKASNEAAARLEETAAAVEEITSNIIQSTHNVSMMAKNANELNESVIDGEKLAEQTVSSMEEINTQVNLINDAISIIDQIAFQTNILSLNAAVEAATAGEAGKGFAVVAQEVRNLASRSAEAAHDIKNLVSNATLKANEGKKIAATMIDGYHNISQNISNTINLIKDVSSGANEQKVAMEQISDAINSLDKQTQVNANIANQTNDISSQTSVLANNIVISVNTKEFRGK from the coding sequence ATGGGAATAATACAATTTTTAAAAACAATGTCAATTAAAAATAAAATAAGATTAATAAGCATATTACCTTTGGTATTCGTAGTTATTTTATCTTTTTATATTAATATTAATATTTATCAAAAAGTATCTCAATTAAAAGATATGAAAGAGTTAACAAATCTAAATATTAAAATATCTTCTTTGTTGCATGAAACACAAAAAGAAAGAGGATTGAGTGCTAGTTTTATTGTAAGTAATGATATAAAATTCAAAGAATCTTTAGAAACACAAAGAAAGCTTACAGATGAAAATTTAAAAGAATTTACTAAAACGATTGAAAACCTAAATACTACTTCTTATCCAAAAAATTCAGAAATCTTAATTACTAATGTTTTAAAAGAGATAACAAATCTTCAAAAAATTAGAAGGGATGTTAATGATTTAAAAATTGAAACTAGTAAAGTTTTTAATTTTTATACAAATATAAATTCAATGCTTTTAGATTTTATAGCACTTACTACTACTAAAGTTGAAAGGGAAGAAGATACAAGAGCACTTATAGCATATTATAATTTTCTAATGGCAAAAGAGCGAACAGGAATTGAAAGAGCTATTGGTTCAAATACTTTTGCAGCTAAAAAATTTTCATCAGGAATGTATGAAAAATATACTGGTTTAGTATATGAACAACAAATGTTTATTGAGGGATTTTTAAAATATGTTAGTGAAAAAAATAAAATTTTTTATAAAGAAAAAATTAATCAACCAGTAATAAATGAAGTAAAAGATATGAGTAAAAATTTATTATCTTATGGTGAAAACAGGGATGTTAATTTTGAAACAGATCCTACTATTTGGTTTAGTAAAATGACAGAAAAAATTAATATTTTAAGACAAATTGAAGATCATATTTCTACAGATATGATTGAAAGTATTGAAGCATATTCATCTAATCAAACTAATTTCATGTATTTTTTAGTTTTAGTTAGTATTTTTTTAATTATTATTATAGTTAATTTAGTAATCTTTTTTAATTCTAATATTAGTAAAGCTATAAGTAAAATATATACTGGAATTGAACAATTCATGAAATATTTAAATAGAGAAATTAATGAGTTAGAATATATAGACTTTGATGCAAGGGGAGAATTAGGAAAACTTGCTACAATGATTAATCTTAATATCGATAGAATAAATGGTGATTTAGAAAAAGATTTACTGTGTGTTGGTGAAGCAACTATTACATTAGATAAATTTGAAAAAGGTTATTACTCTTGTAGAGTAAATTCAAAAGCAGCTAATCCACAAGTTCAAACTCTAGCAAAAACAATTAATAGAATGCTAAATACTCAACAAAAAATTAATAAAGATATCTTAAAAGTTTTGAGTGAATATTCAAACTATAATTATACAAATATTATAAATAGTCAAAATATTTATGGTGAACTAAAAGAGTTAGTAGATGGAATAAATCATTTAGGTGAAGCAATTACATCTATGTTAGTAGAAAATAAAGATAATGCTATTATTCTTCAAAATGGATCTGTGCAATTATCAAAAAATGTAAATCAACTAAACAAAGCTTCAAATGAAGCTGCAGCAAGATTAGAAGAAACAGCTGCAGCTGTTGAAGAAATAACAAGTAACATAATTCAAAGTACACATAATGTTTCAATGATGGCTAAAAATGCCAATGAACTAAATGAATCTGTAATTGATGGAGAAAAATTAGCTGAACAAACTGTAAGCTCAATGGAAGAAATTAATACTCAAGTGAATTTAATTAATGATGCAATAAGTATTATTGATCAAATAGCATTCCAAACAAATATACTTTCACTAAATGCAGCAGTTGAAGCAGCAACAGCTGGAGAAGCTGGAAAAGGATTTGCTGTTGTTGCTCAAGAGGTACGAAATCTGGCAAGTAGAAGTGCTGAAGCTGCTCATGATATTAAAAATTTAGTTTCTAATGCAACTTTAAAAGCTAATGAGGGTAAAAAAATAGCTGCTACTATGATAGATGGTTATCACAATATAAGTCAAAATATAAGTAATACAATTAATCTTATAAAAGATGTTTCAAGTGGTGCAAATGAACAAAAAGTTGCTATGGAGCAAATAAGTGATGCAATAAATAGTTTAGATAAGCAAACACAAGTTAATGCAAATATAGCAAATCAAACAAATGACATATCATCACAAACATCAGTTTTAGCAAATAATATTGTAATATCTGTAAATACAAAAGAATTTAGAGGAAAATAG
- a CDS encoding cold-shock protein: MADQNIGTVKWFNSEKGFGFIQIENGNDEFFIHHSEIQSSGYGRVSLDEGQRVSFEIGRNEKGPQAKNVRAI; the protein is encoded by the coding sequence ATGGCAGATCAAAATATTGGAACAGTAAAATGGTTCAACTCAGAAAAAGGTTTTGGATTTATCCAAATAGAAAATGGAAATGATGAATTCTTCATTCACCACAGTGAAATTCAAAGTTCAGGATATGGAAGAGTATCTTTAGATGAAGGTCAAAGAGTATCTTTCGAAATTGGAAGAAATGAAAAAGGTCCTCAAGCAAAAAACGTTAGAGCAATATAA
- a CDS encoding type II toxin-antitoxin system PemK/MazF family toxin — MELNRGDIVIVNLYPKKGDEVGKIRPAVIISGNDENSILDTVILLPFSTDLLDDMFPYRLRIEKRDNLKENSDILINQIRTLSKTRIKEKIAKLSNEEYDLVIQALCKNFQ, encoded by the coding sequence ATGGAATTAAATAGAGGAGATATTGTAATTGTAAACCTTTATCCAAAAAAAGGTGATGAAGTTGGAAAAATTAGACCAGCTGTGATTATTTCAGGAAATGATGAAAATTCTATTTTAGATACAGTTATATTATTACCTTTTTCAACTGATTTATTAGATGATATGTTCCCATATAGATTACGAATAGAAAAAAGAGATAATCTAAAAGAAAATTCTGATATTTTAATCAATCAAATAAGAACTCTATCAAAAACAAGAATCAAAGAAAAAATTGCAAAACTTTCAAATGAAGAATATGATTTAGTAATACAAGCTCTTTGTAAAAATTTTCAATAG